A single Balneola sp. DNA region contains:
- a CDS encoding 30S ribosomal protein S15: MSITADEKKDIFKKFGGDAANTGTTEGQIALFTHRINHLTEHLKENQKDHASRRGLLKLVGKRRRLLNYLMKNDIQKYRELIKELGIRK, from the coding sequence ATGAGCATTACAGCAGACGAAAAGAAAGATATTTTCAAGAAGTTTGGCGGAGACGCTGCCAACACCGGTACTACTGAGGGGCAAATAGCATTATTTACTCATAGAATTAATCATCTAACAGAGCACCTCAAAGAAAACCAAAAAGATCACGCATCTCGCCGTGGTTTATTAAAACTCGTTGGGAAAAGACGACGTCTCCTTAACTACCTAATGAAAAACGATATTCAGAAATACAGAGAACTTATCAAAGAACTCGGTATTCGTAAATAA